A single Phoenix dactylifera cultivar Barhee BC4 chromosome 1, palm_55x_up_171113_PBpolish2nd_filt_p, whole genome shotgun sequence DNA region contains:
- the LOC120104209 gene encoding putative disease resistance protein RGA3: protein MGDTIREIRERFDEISQDRERLCLREEDGERRVLEAPYPAPTSHKMDESAFYERERDKQEVIKLLFSEDVGNGISVVPIVGKGGLGKTTIAQLVYNDSMVKEKFDLTGWVCVSDDFDVQRLTKDIIESFTKNECHLAQLSILQETLEEKVKGKKVLLVLDDVWNDQQSRWESLRNPFVGAETVKIIVTCRNYSVAEIMQTVRPYHPGCLSQEQSWSLFGHYAFRGRDPEEQPRLADMGKQIVEKCSGLPLAVKSIGSLLRYMADENSWMGVIQSDVWEVDENINEILPALRLSYSRMPAHLKPCFVYCSMFPKDYHFDKDELVRLWMAQGYIQTSGGRRRMEDIGDEYFNDLQRRSFFDSSWIGFTMHDMIHDLAKFIAGNECWGIVNKKLPSLPDEVRHLYVKDREEFVKSLCSYNFSALRTLLKPYSYRFPTAIQELMLLRCLRTLEFCWEREHEIPDFFGHLKHLRNLYIISYNSEKFPDSVCLLYHLQILRLPGTVCQLRNLQTLVLDCPHLAELPDGLGNRTNLRYLHITSNKIDKLPESICLRYNLQTLVLDCQNLAELPDGLVNLTNLHHLQIANIVILCLPAGIEKLTKLQIFLGRYKVQGGIGGVLKNLVNLQGFLSISGLRNVVNIEDARDACLKNKHKLEVLMLAWNAVHCRKTVLHDKYYDRFHDVQVRRLLHLEAFPEENKDVPTDEKREEAMLEYLQPHANLKILSIQGYGGFKFPEWWGDPSSFASLEGITIRNCEKIRSLDLYIHDSLGNLDVPISTSMLESVDISGCPQLTSITGLHHLHLLKNLKIYNCPQLRFLPEERLPFNVRHLDIGECQQLTSVSQSITYLNELIIQNCPKLNIMAEDQLSSLPFKVQIIDCPRLSNWCQVQKINCIQVASGNKLTISNTWENIMHRFDDLTSAKHLCFSNSWRFLRPRSVEYLCFSDSWERLLRRDSIPILEELIIWSCTKLPPLKDWIKLTSIRSLVIKDCPGVQVLQDELLPSMLQSLVVDSCEDLMFLMLAQHNRDAFEELQLVNCPKLEWVEGLNCLFHAKILRIERCPRLRLPQDDLPELISLRSLVIKDCPEVQVMQDRLLPSTLKFLVVDSCEELRFLRLAQKNRYAFEELQLVNCPKLEWVEGLNCLFFPKILRIERCPRLRLPQEDLPELISIGSLVIKDSPRVQVLQDGLLPSTLKSLVVDSCEGLTFLRLTQKNQYAFEELQLVNCFKLERVEGLNCLCFPKILRIEQCPRLRLPQDDQLSYMPYTMKIVDCLELSNKLTTSNTWENIMHGFDDLTSIEHLCFSNSWELFLRRDSIPVLEELTILGCTKIPPLQCLPNLTSLRSLVIKDCPGIRVLEDRLFPSTLKSLVVDSCEGLTFLLLAQQNRYEFEELQLVNCPKLIWVEGLNCMFFPKILRIERCPQLQLPQDDRQTFIPPHIEISEEIETKKQVFDCVKIEHANSAEL from the exons ATGGGAGATACAATCAGGGAGATCAGGGAGAGGTTCGATGAGATCTCGCAGGATCGGGAACGCCTGTGTTTAAGAGAGGAAGATGGAGAGCGACGGGTCCTCGAAGCTCCATACCCAGCACCAACCAGCCACAAGATGGATGAGTCGGCTTTTTATGAAAGGGAGCGCGACAAGCAAGAGGTAATTAAGTTGTTGTTTTCAGAGGATGTGGGAAATGGTATCTCCGTCGTTCCGATTGTCGGCAAGGGGGGATTGGGAAAAACCACCATCGCTCAGCTGGTCTACAACGACTCCATGGtaaaagaaaaatttgatcTGACTGGATGGGTCTGTGTATCTGATGATTTTGATGTTCAAAGGCTAACGAAGGACATCATTGAGTCTTTTACTAAAAATGAATGTCATCTTGCACAACTAAGCATACTTCAAGAAACTCTCGAGGAAAAGGTGAAGGGGAAGAAAGTGTTGCTCGTGCTCGACGACGTCTGGAATGATCAGCAAAGCCGTTGGGAGTCGTTAAGAAACCCCTTCGTCGGCGCAGAAACCGTAAAAATTATCGTGACTTGTAGGAATTATTCAGTCGCAGAGATCATGCAGACAGTGCGTCCTTATCATCCTGGCTGCTTGTCTCAAGAGCAGTCTTGGTCATTATTCGGACATTATGCATTCCGTGGTCGGGACCCAGAAGAACAACCACGCTTGGCGGATATGGGTAAGCAGATTGTTGAGAAGTGTTCCGGTTTACCATTGGCTGTGAAGTCAATAGGAAGCCTTCTGAGATACATGGCAGATGAAAATAGCTGGATGGGTGTCATACAAAGTGATGTATGGGAAGTCGACGAGAACATTAATGAGATTTTGCCAGCTCTTAGATTAAGCTATAGTCGCATGCCAGCACATCTAAAACCTTGTTTTGTTTATTGTTCCATGTTTCCGAAGGATTATCATTTTGACAAAGATGAATTAGTCCGATTATGGATGGCGCAAGGTTACATCCAGACATCTGGAGGTAGAAGAAGAATGGAAGACATTGGCGATGAATATTTCAATGACTTGCAAAGAAGATCGTTCTTTGATTCCTCTTGGATTGGGTTTACGATGCATGATATGATACATGATCTAGCAAAATTTATTGCAGGAAATGAGTGCTGGGGTATTGTGAATAAGAAGCTACCGAGTCTCCCCGATGAGGTTCGCCATTTATATGTGAAAGATCGAGAGGAATTTGTGAAATCACTGTGCTCGTATAATTTTAGCGCCTTACGGACCTTATTAAAACCGTATTCATATAGATTTCCAACAGCAATCCAAGAATTAATGCTACTAAGATGTTTACGGACTCTAGAATTTTGTTGGGAAAGGGAACATGAGATCCCAGATTTTTTTGGGCACCTGAAGCACCTACGCAACTTATATATCATTTCCTACAATAGTGAGAAGTTTCCAGATTCAGTATGCCTCCTTTATCACCTACAGATATTG AGGCTGCCTGGAACAGTTTGTCAGCTCCGCAACTTGCAGACACTGGTACTTGATTGCCCGCATCTTGCAGAGTTACCAGATGGCCTAGGCAACCGTACCAACTTACGATACTTACATATCACATCCAACAAAATTGACAAGCTTCCTGAATCAATATGCCTCCGTTATAACCTACAGACATTGGTACTTGACTGTCAGAATCTTGCAGAGTTACCAGATGGCCTAGTCAACCTTACTAACCTCCACCACCTACAAATTGCGAACATCGTAATTCTCTGCTTGCCAGCTGGGATCGAAAAACTAACAAAACTTCAGATCTTTCTTGGACGTTATAAAGTGCAAGGTGGGATAGGAGGAGTGCTGAAGAACTTGGTGAATCTCCAAGGATTTCTCAGCATCTCAGGGCTCAGGAACGTGGTCAACATAGAGGATGCCAGGGATGCCTGTCTTAAAAATAAGCATAAACTTGAGGTGTTGATGCTAGCTTGGAATGCGGTCCACTGCAGAAAAACAGTGTTGCATGATAAGTATTATGATCGGTTTCATGATGTGCAAGTTCGCAGATTACTACATCTAGAAGCTTTTCCAGAGGAAAATAAGGATGTCCCAACAGATGAAAAAAGGGAGGAAGCCATGCTCGAGTATCTCCAACCTCACGCCAACCTCAAAATTTTGTCAATACAAGGGTATGGTGGTTTCAAGTTTCCAGAATGGTGGGGAGATCCTTCTTCCTTTGCATCACTTGAAGGAATCACTATAAGGAATTGTGAAAAAATAAGATCTCTTGATCTATACATTCATGACTCTCTTGGAAATTTGGACGTACCTATATCAACATCCATGCTTGAGAGTGTGGACATTTCTGGTTGCCCGCAACTCACATCCATAACAGGGCTGCATCATCTCCACTTGCTTAAAAATTTGAAGATATACAATTGTCCTCAACTCCGGTTCTTACCAGAGGAAAGATTGCCATTCAATGTTCGACATTTGGATATTGGGGAGTGCCAGCAATTGACATCAGTGTCGCAAAGCATTACTTATCTCAATGAATTAATTATACAAAATTGTCCTAAACTTAATATCATGGCAGAAGATCAGCTCTCATCTTTGCCTTTCAAAGTGCAAATTATTGATTGTCCTAGATTGAGTAACTGGTGCCAAGTACAAAAAATCAACTGCATTCAG GTCGCTTCAGGCAACAAACTAACAATATCGAACACATGGGAGAACATAATGCATAGGTTTGATGATTTGACATCCGCTAAGCATCTTTGTTTCAGTAATTCTTGGAGATTCCTTAGGCCAAGGTCCGTTGAGTATCTTTGTTTCAGTGATTCTTGGGAACGCTTACTGCGAAGAGACTCCATACCCATACTTGAAGAGCTGATCATATGGAGTTGCACAAAACTCCCACCACTAAAGGACTGGATTAAGCTCACATCAATTCGAAGCTTGGTTATAAAGGACTGTCCTGGAGTCCAAGTCTTGCAAGATGAACTGCTCCCCTCCATGCTTCAGTCCTTGGTGGTTGATAGTTGTGAGGACCTAATGTTTTTGATGCTGGCGCAGCATAATCGAGATGCATTTGAGGAGCTGCAGCTTGTAAATTGCCCTAAGCTCGAATGGGTGGAAGGGCTGAATTGCCTATTCCACGCAAAAATTTTAAGAATAGAACGATGCCCTCGACTCCGGCTTCCACAAGATGATCTGCCTGAACTCATATCTCTTCGAAGCTTGGTTATAAAGGACTGTCCTGAAGTCCAAGTCATGCAAGATAGACTGCTCCCCTCCACGCTCAAGTTCTTGGTGGTTGATAGTTGTGAGGAGCTAAGATTTTTGCGGTTGGCGCAGAAGAACCGATATGCATTTGAGGAGCTGCAGCTTGTCAATTGCCCTAAGCTCGAATGGGTGGAAGGGCTGAATTGCCTTTTCTTTCCAAAAATTTTAAGAATAGAACGATGCCCTCGACTCCGGCTTCCACAAGAAGATCTGCCCGAGCTCATATCTATTGGAAGCTTGGTTATAAAGGACAGTCCTAGAGTCCAAGTCTTGCAAGATGGACTACTCCCATCCACTCTCAAGTCCTTGGTGGTTGATAGTTGTGAGGGGCTAACATTTTTGCGGTTGACACAAAAGAACCAATATGCATTTGAGGAGCTACAGCTTGTCAATTGCTTTAAGCTCGAACGGGTGGAAGGGTTGAATTGCCTTTGCTTCccaaaaatcttaagaatagaACAATGCCCTCGACTCCGGCTTCCACAAGATGATCAGCTCTCATATATGCCTTACACAATGAAAATTGTTGATTGCCTTGAATTGA GCAACAAGCTGACTACATCGAACACATGGGAGAACATAATGCATGGGTTTGATGATTTGACATCCATTGAGCATCTTTGTTTCAGTAATTCTTGGGAACTCTTTCTGCGAAGAGACTCCATACCCGTACTTGAAGAGCTGACCATATTGGGTTGCACAAAAATCCCACCACTACAGTGCCTGCCCAACCTCACATCTCTTCGAAGCTTGGTTATAAAGGACTGTCCTGGAATCCGAGTCTTGGAAGATAGACTGTTCCCATCCACGCTTAAGTCCTTGGTGGTTGATAGTTGTGAGGGCCTAACGTTTTTGCTATTGGCGCAGCAGAACCGATATGAATTTGAGGAGCTGCAGCTTGTGAATTGCCCCAAGCTCATATGGGTGGAAGGGCTGAATTGCATGTTCTTCccaaaaatcttaagaatagaACGATGCCCTCAACTCCAGCTTCCACAAGATGATCGGCAAACATTTATTCCTCCACATATTGAAATTTCAG AGGAAATAGAGACAAAGAAACAAGTGTTCGATTGTGTGAAGATTGAGCATGCTAACAGTGCAGAACTATAG